GGAGGACGTCGAGTCCTTCGATCCGCGTCGCTTCGACCCCGAACGACGCAAGGCGCGCCACCCCTTCGCCTACATCCCATTCGGCGGCGGCGCCAGAATTTGCATTGGCAACAACATGGCGATCATGCAGATGCTCATGATCATCGTGGCCACCGTGCGGAAATACGATTTCAGACTCGTGAAGGACGAGGCGGTCGCGATCCAGCCAATGATGCTGCTGCGGCCGCGCGGCGCCGTCACCATGACGTTTCGGTCCGTGTCATGAGCATGGCCCCGCTCGATGCGAGGCTCGAACAGTGGATGAGCGATGCCGAGGGACGCCTGCGCAAACCCCGCTTCGCCGCGATCCTGGCGGTGTGTTACGGGCTGTTCACGGCGACGTATCTCGCGATCAACGAATGGAGTGTCGGCCGCGCCGCTCACACATTATTCCTGCCGGGCGAGGAGCGGCTGCCGTTTCTGCCAGTGTTCGAATACCTGTATGTCCTCACGTATTTCATCGCGGTGCTCCTGATCGTCACTATCCGCGACTA
This DNA window, taken from Gemmatimonadaceae bacterium, encodes the following:
- a CDS encoding cytochrome P450, giving the protein MPATVPYIYGTHRNPEHWEDVESFDPRRFDPERRKARHPFAYIPFGGGARICIGNNMAIMQMLMIIVATVRKYDFRLVKDEAVAIQPMMLLRPRGAVTMTFRSVS